Within Tamandua tetradactyla isolate mTamTet1 chromosome 10, mTamTet1.pri, whole genome shotgun sequence, the genomic segment CTCAGAGTAGAAGAGCTGGACAGACATTCACCAGGATATGACTGTTCGAACAGCTGCTGGGGACGGACCTGCTACCCCATGGCGAGACCACTGATCTCAAACACGAGAGACCCCTGTCTAGACGCCCCAAATTCTTGTGCTGGCATCATGTTCTTTTTGTGTAACCTTACCAACTTCCAAGacataaattatttctttacaCCCACATTCCTAAAGCCTacatagggaggaaagaaagggaggaggTACCGAGCTCATCATTTTTCCTCTAGCTTTCCCCAGCAACTGGTAACACTGCTGGTGCTTGTATTTGTGGCCTTGTTGcatttttacaaaattaattgATTCTTCATCACAATTAATAGCACAAATAAAGGCTAAGATgatcaaaaaaaaatttggaactaCTTCGGTTATTTCACATTGCTGAGCATTTCTCTCACACTGAACAATTGGAACTCTTTAACGTTTGGGTGATAAGATGGCACAAATATTATTGGAAACCATAGTAGGCATTTTGCTCACCCAAGATTCTATTTGTCCTCCATTTCTCCCCCATCATTCGTGAGGTAAAGTAAGCCATGTCTTAAACTAAAGATCTCCTGCTTTTTGCCTCCCCATAATACAAAAGATTTAATCAGTACCAGGAATCGGGAGTTGGCAGttgcttctgtatttttttttaacttgaaatagatacaacaaaagaaataataataatgccctGGGGTGTTATCATCTTTTAATAATACTCCTATTGAATTTTTAACTGGCAGGGTGTTCCGATGCTCTAACTTCTTATCGACTTATTTCCACCCTCCCATTTCATTGATGCACCCGTTGGATTTACCTCGCGGGGTACATCAGATCTCTCCAGCCTTCTTGATTTCACTGCATCAGCCCTTCCACACTTTACATCTTTCACTCACAACTGACATTGCTTAACTGCATTCTGCCATCGTGCAAAAATCTATGTAATGTTTAGGTTTCTTTAAAGGATCGCAGCTCTCTTGGGACAACACCCCCCCTTCATGGGACAGACACTGCAAGGTTCTCTTCTTATAGCCCTTCCCACAAGTCTTAGAACATGGCGACCAATCGCCCAGCTGCCAGTGGGGACAAGGCACCTCCGCGCAACGCCGGCTATTGGCTGGCTTCACTTCCTTTGCACACTCCAAAGCAGGCTGCCCATTGATGTCTCTGCACTCTACCAGTCTTCTCTGCCAACCCGTTCCGCATGACTTGGAACACTCTCCCCATTCTTCAATGACCCACTCTGAGAAAGTGGGGATGGCATTGAAagattccttcttctttttcatgaaGTAGGTGTATTTAATCTTAGGGCGAAGGGCATTGCCCACAGTAAGGACCTGGATGGTTAAGGGCTCTTTGAGTGGGCTGAAGCTGCGAATTCTTTCCAGTGCTGCTGAGGAGCCACTGTACCTCAAGACGCTACCTTTGTATGTAATGTCTTGCTCTAAAGTGGACAGAGTGAAGTCACCGTTGAGGATGTACGTGCCATCAGCAGCTCGGATGGCAAGAAAGCTTCCATTATTTCTGGATCCCCTCTGATTCCGCTGTTTCACTTCAATGTTTGTAGCTCCAGTTGGAATTGTGACAATATCATGATATCCCGGTCtgcagacaagaaaagaaaatcaagatatTTCTCACTTGCTAGCTGATCACATTACTTAAAGACATCctttatttatgatatattttttatcaaaTCTTTGAGCGTACATGACTTAAACTTACTTTGCACTGGTAACTGATCCTGATATTTTCTTGCATGTTGATCCATTTCCTCCACATATACCACATTTATCAAACTTCTTTTTGGAGTCTATGATGCGATCACAGCCAGCTTTTACACACTGTCCTTGCACACAGACAGAGGTGGAATCGGGGCTACATGGAGTACCATCGACAACCTTGGGGAAAAAGGAACATGTATCTAGTGCTACACACTGACAGGGGAAGGCAGTGATGCTGTGACACCTATGAAAGTTTTCCTCATTAAACCCTAATCACATAATACTCCTGATACATGTCACATGTTCCCCTTCTCCCCAACCTTTTTCCATAGTATTTCCAGACATctaaaaaagttaatttttgatTCTTCATTTATTGACCTTGTCCTCCTCTCTATCTAAGGTCAATGAAAGCAGAGTTTTTGGTCAATTTGTTTACTGCTGTATCCTCGGTGCCTAGAACATTCTAACTAGAAATGTagttaggtgctcaataaatcaaTTGTTGAATGGTGACTCTACAACTTGGGGATATTTTCATAGCTTCCGATGCTAATGACATGATGATCTcaaacaaattaaattatatttcctaCCTCAGAGTGAGATTTATCCCCTCACCTTGATAAAGAGCAAAAGAAATGATGCATCTACTAGTTCAAGGTATGTCCTCAAACATAAGAATTATCATGGCTCACACTACCAGTTTAATAAGTCCATTTGCACCTGCTACTGTTAGATACCTAGTAACAAAAACTTTGGATTGTGCCTAAACTATTTTCTAAAACAGTTGGCTGCTATGTTAATATATAATTTCTCTGACCATGAGTTGTTTGTGAAACCTagttatatttttcaaagaagaatGGTAAGTAGTTACAAGGATACAAGTGCTGGGATTCAAATTTTATCACTGAAAACAATGTCAAGCACAATGCAGTGACTTGTCAATGCACATAGAAGAAAAGGAGTTCTAATTTAAAATTGAACATATCACTATATAAATTAAAGAAAGCATGTTGAAGGTTGCATGAAATGATAGAAAGCCAAGGCCTTGGTTCttaggcagaaaataaatattaaagtaactACCTTGGGTTGCAAAACAAAGAAGTAGCCAATGCCTTTGGCTTGACAGATGAGTTTACACCTGTCCTTCGGTGAAACGCCAGCATATTTTGGGGTCCACTCCACCACTGGTCCGGTCCCAAAGGAAGCTTTTGAAAAGTCATTGTGTAATTCACATTGTTCCTCTCTAAAGGTTTTTCCTAGAAAGAGAATAACATGATGACATCATCATTTTCCAACCTTTGACTGTGGGTGCATCCTTTTCAGCCCAATTCTCAGAGTTAAAGTCCATTTCTACTCACCATTATTATCTGGGCAATCCTCAATGCTACATGACCGGTAGCGAACGCGCTTGCCTTCACAGTACTTTCCTCCATTCTTTGGGACCGGGTTGTCACATTCCCTCATTGTATACTGAACTCCTCCACCACAGGTTCTCGAACAGTCTCCCCAGGGTCCCCACGGTCCCCAGCTCCCATGAACGGGGGTCTAAATGGGGACACAAATCGTCAGCGTTAGAATTCTCTACAGAGACCTTTTAGGGGCTAAAATAAAAACCATGGGGCAAAGAATCGCAAAAACAGGTCTATCTCACATGCCTCTGGAGGACACAGATGAGGTATGCTATGGATTGAACTGCGTGACCCCCCAAAATATGCTCAAGCCTCTACCCCAGTCTCGTGATTGGGATCCTGTTTGGAAATGGAATCTCTGAAGATGCTATTCGTTAAGAGGAGGCCAAACTATATTAGGTTGGTCCTAATCCATTATGAATGGGGtctttataaggagaggaaatttggatggaGACAgataacagagagagagagagactgacagaaaaaaacgaccctgtgatggaggcagagattgagtgaAGCCTGGGATTGCCAACAAGCTACCTCTGgaaccctacagacttcagaggaagcacagCCTGATTCAGACttcagcctccagaactgcaagAGGGTAAATTCCAAGTTTTAAAGAAGTATGCATGTTTCCGTTGCAAGACTCACGTCGAAATGCTTCCTGTCGGTCTTGTTCACGCACATTCCACCGACACACCATTTCCCTTCTCCGCAGCTGGTGCCGTCTGCCCAAGGAAAGTGTTTGGTCTGGCACACCAGCAGCCCGCCCGATGTGCCGGTACACCACAGAATCGAGCACGTGCTGGCTGCGTCGGGACAGTGTTTGGATTCCTCCCCAAATGTAAATTGGCACTGCCGGTTGGCATCATACAAGGTCCCGGGGAGATCCGAGGGAAGCTGCATGGGGTTCTGCGGCTTGTCCATCAAACATTCCCCTGCAGAGCAAATGCCAACAATGAACAATACTGAATGAAAGTCTACAGATGGAAGATCATggtttcagaaaatatttactctaTGAGATCACATGCATcaaagtgatttgaaaactagAGTTTTTGGCAAAAATGCAAAagtaatttaaattattattaagatCTCCCCAGTGGAGGGAGGTATTTCTGTACTTATGATGACAGATTATGGTTCTGCTAAAACTACTAATTAATTGAGGAGCTACGTAGCTAGAGGCACTATTTGTTTATTGGGAATGAATGATCTTGGCAGTGAACAttaatttgaaagagaaaaataaataaaagcacttGTTTAACTAGAATGTGACATGATAAAGCTGGAATGCCAGCTAGGAAGAGTAACGTGAGCATTCTTACCGTGCCCGTTATCCAGAAAGGACGTAATCATGTAAGCACTGCAGGGAGACCAAGGCTGGCTGCGGTCCAGATTGGACAGCATTGATGCCATCAGGTGTGAATCTCGGTTCATGCCGTTAATGCCAGCACACTGCTTTGCGTCATCATGCGGCATGTTAAACACGTGGCCTGAGGAGCAATCCAAAACCCATGTTAAAATTTAGATGTGCAGCATCTTTTTCTAACAGGGATTTATAGCTCTTAAAGTGATAGTCCTTGAGGAAGAAACCTATTTTTATATACAACGCCTACTTTCACAGGATGTAAATGAGCATATAAatttccaaatgtccatcacTGCTACTaccttattttcttgttttaatagagatatatttttccctttctctggaaattgtggggaaaaaaatattttctgcgGTTTCTGAGAAGACTTGGTATTCAAAATGGCAAGCTTAATACGTGCAGACTCACCTTTTTAAACGAATATATTTGCCTATCAGTTTGAATTCATGAATTGGGCCCAGCTCCTACTCTAACACAGACTTACCTAATTCATGGGCTGTGGTGAAGGCAGCTTGTAAACCATCATCTTCTATGACTGAGCAGCTTCTGCTGGGATCACACACAGTTCCAACATCAGCCATCCCAAGAGTGTCACATGTCTGGGCCCCACACAGATCCTACAAGGAACAAAGGTGCATCCTTATTCATTGGGAAAGAGCGTGGATCTTACATCTTAATTTTTGGCAGGGGGTGTTTCCACCTATGTTTTGGAGCATCTGTGTTCCATTATGGTTTAGATGTTCCATTTGAGGATTTCACGGATACAACTCAATCAGATGATTTCtctaaatgcttttaaaatagaaatgtgaAACTGGAGGTTTTAAGATTATAAAGCAGTGGTAAAAACCAATGCCTCATGCGTGTCTGCTTGCTACAAAGCAGACCCACAAGTGGGAAATGTAAGTGGCATCATCTTTCTTCTTACCTGTCTGGTGAAAAGAATTGCTGTATCATAGTGCTCTGCATCCCGGTCACTGGGTGGGTTATGCTGCTTTTGCCAGTTGCAGAAGTTTCGCAGCGTGAGAGCAGCATTGGAAGTCACTTCTGGACCCTTCTGCTCCTCATAGATGACCAAGATCTTCACCACCACCAGACTTACTGAATTTCGAATGCTGGGGTGCTTATACAACCTGGATGCCACGGACAACAAGGTGAGCAGGTAGTGCTTCAGACCACTGCCGTGGAACTCTGCCATCGACTGGTCGGCCACAAGCATGGTTTCCACATAGCGCGGGCTGGACACAAATCGCTTCTTTCTTACGCTTCTGGTTCCtgtaaaaaaatgaaggaagataGTTGGCTCACGGGCAGTCTTTCCAATAATAATTACTTACCGAGAGTATATAAGGAAAATATAACCactcaaagcaaataaagaaaacaaaaatatgccTGGAACAACATGAACAAAACTATTTGCGTCTCTTTTTCATTGGAAATGTGATATTTCAAGTTTTCTCCTTTACTTTAAGTAAAAAGGCCATGGGCTCCTCTTAGTGgtcagattattattattattttgtaagtGGAATGTCCTTTTTCCTCTTGGAAATTCTACAACCTGAACATCTTCTCCAGTTGTAGTAAAAAACTTGGAGCAAGAGCTGCCGGCAGAGCCCCTGAGTCACACTTTCACAGGCCAGAAATCAAATCCTGAATGAGAACATCAGCTCCACGTGGAAagcccagggcagggctggggccgCTGCCAAGGGGCCGGGCCTGAAAGAATCTGTAGCCTGCTGTGCTGTGCTCCACTCTCATTCCAGGGGTCCCTGGGGTGTTTGCTCCTGCCAACTCCGGGCACAAAGGACCACCCACTTTGTCTAACTCCTATTGGAGTCATTGCCTCACTCCTAcccacccagggaaatctgttcCTGGATCGATTATTTGGAACACTCCCCAACCCCATCCCCCAGGGAAGTGCTACGCTGGACTGTGACCAAATAACTGCTTCAATGAGCAGACGTGAAGGGGGAAAGGGGGCCGGCCGATTCTAAAACAAGGCACGTGAGAGAGGAGGGCACGGAAGAGACCGAATGAAAAGAACTGGACAGTCAGCACGAAACACAATAGTCAGGAGAAAGCATAACAGAAAGGATCGGGAAAGTCAACTTTTAGTAGTGCCTGAGAGCAGAGCTGTGGCCGCGAGAGGGAGTATAAACTGGGAGGCTGGGTGGGAGGCGCGAGAGGGGGCGGGGCATGCTGCTTAAAGACCTCCCAAGCAGAGGTTCTACTGAGGGGCCCGACCACCTCCAGCAGGTCTGTCGGGGTTGGCCTCTTGAgcgagggagggaggaaggagaccGCAGAACAGCCTGCGCCGCGGAGATGCCCAGGCCAGCCGGCGGCATCTTCCGGGTCACCATCACTCCTCGGCCCTCTCCATCCCCGCCCTCCTCTTAAGCGCAGGGTGCGTGCCGCCGCAGAAGTTACAAAACTCGGCGCAAAGTTGCAACCCGGCCAAAGAGCACACACACGGTCTTTAGAGAGAAATGAACAGGGTTGGAAGCGTGCCCCTCGCTCACAATGGATTAAGGTGGAGGGGGTCGGGTTACGAACTCTCCCGTCCACGTCGAACCGTTTAGCTTCGtgttctggcttttttttttttttaaccattcattATTTGGGCAAGCAGAATTAAGTTTTATACAGAATTTGATTAACTCACTCAGAGCTCATCAACCCAAACCTCAACCCACATTCCTCCACTCTTCCTGAAACTCAAGCCGCCAGGGACAGAGAAAGTGGGGAAGAGGTGGATaggaagataaaagagaaaacttaTCAGGGTCTGATACCTGTTGGCTGCACGGCGTTCTGCGGCGCCCGGTCTCGCTGCGACCACTGTGCCCCGGTGTCCTCGCCCTCGGGCCCCGCGCCTCTCCGGGGCAGGATCTCATCGTCCATGACCCCGCACTTGGCGCCGCTGCCCCGTCGCCTCCGCCGCAGGAGATGGAACTGCTGCTGCGGCGGCAGCTCCTCCCCGGAGGCGGAGGCCGCGGCGGCGGGGGCGAGGCGCACGGTGGCGGCAGCGGGCGCGGGCTGGATGAAGTACTCTTCGCCCTGCAGGTAGAAAGCGCCGCGCACGCCCTCGCACAGGCTGAGGGCGGCGGCCGAGCGGGGATCGCCGTTCACGGTGCCAGAGTAGAAGCAGTGCGTCAGGTCGCCGGAGGCGTCCGGGCGCGGTGTTTCGGGCTCGGGTCTGCGCCCGATCGTCTGGAGCGTGAAGCCGGGAGCCAGGAAGTCGCGGTCGGGCTGCACCTCCAGGAGCAGACGCcgaccaaaggcatccaggaggAGGCGCGTGGTCCCAAGTCCCGGGGCGCGCTCCAACGCGGGCAGCAccaactcctcatcctcctccGCCGCGCGCTCGCAAGCGCAGGGCACAGCCCACAGTGCCGCGACGGCCGCGAGCAGCAGTAGTGAGGGTACGGGCTGTGAGCTCCTCGGCCGTCTCATCGGCTCTGTGTTCCCCATGTCCCCGTCCGGCGCGCGCCTTTGGGACTCCGCGGGGACCACACGCTGCCCGCGAGCACCGGCTTGCACCGCGTGCAGTTGCGCTCGGAGAGAGGGGTGTATTGTTCCGGCCCGGAGTGCAGAGTCTCGCTGACCTCTCTCTCTGGATTGTTAAAGTTCACAGTTACTATTATTCTTTCAAAGTGCGCGCGGAGGTGGCTGCAGCCGGGACTCCCGGAATCACTTGAGAGTAGGCGCAGCGACTCTGCCGAAGCGCAGTACCGTGTGGCAGAAGCTGGCGAGGTGGCTGCTGCGGGGCAAGAAACGCCCTAAGAGCGTCTCCGCGACAGGGGACAATGCGAGGATTGGTGCCCGGCGCCGCCTTCGCCGCTCTGCTGCTGGGTCTGCAACTCTCCCAAGCTCGGAGCCGCTTGCCAGAGAGTGCAAGAAGCGGGCAGCCGGAGTGGCCCTTTTATAACGTGAATGCGTTTCCTCCAGCcccctttcctcctccctcttGGCTGTCTTTCCCTCTCGAAGACACCGCCCCCTGAGCTCACAGTCACTGCTAAACCCGGCTCTGCGCCGCGGGccggagggggaggggagggggagggggcggccTCGCGCTGGCTCGGCGCCACCTACTCGTCAATCTGGAGGCGGAAGACGCAGAAGGGACTAGTACTTTGTAACGCTGGGGCTCCCGCGGGGCGAAGGTTTTGGCTTCCACTGCGCATTGCTTTCCCTCCGGCCCCCCTCCCCGCAGGCTTCCCGGACCATGCTCCCTCCCGGCTGCCCCTCTCACGTCCCAGCGCAGCTCCACTGCATTTCCCAGGAGGGAGGGTCGGGGTGGAGAACTGAGTCCCTTCTCCAAGATTTCCCTGCTTGGAGAGCAATGCCGGcgttccctcctccctcccacacAAACCTCCACCTCCTCCCTATGTGGACCTGAGCCAGGGCTGCCCTTTCTGGAAGAATACGACACCCCACCTCCCTGTCCCCTGGTTTGCCGGGAGTCCGCTTACTGCAGCGTTCTCTCTTTTCTCCCCGACTCTTCCTGGGGAAACCGTGGTTGGCCCTGCCTCTCCCCTAGTAAGCTTTGCCGGGTTGTGGGGCCAGGGGACGTTTTCACAGGCTCTGGATTTTAAAATGCGTTTGCAagtccccttccccaccctggaGTCTTCTCTGTAAGGATCCGGATACACATTTCCGGAATAGGTGATCGGGAACGCGATTTATTTCCCTAGAGCTTAAGGAGGGAATTGCGCTGTCTCTTCTTCAAGAAATGCCAGCTCCCTCCCAGGCTCCGCTCTTCGATCTCACGGCAGCCAGCGGACACAGGTCAGAATGGTCGAAACGTCAAGGAACCCCACTATGCCGACCAGGGGCCGGCGGCGATCGCTGGGGCTACCAAATGGGCAGTAGGAAATTAGGAAGCCGCCTTCCTTCCCCGACCCGTCCCTCCTCTTCCCACCAGGAAGGGAAATGGCTGCATGTGTTACGAAAGCGAGAAAAGGCGAGCCTTCCCACCTCCAGGCCCCTAAGAAAAAGCTGAGCAGCTCTTCCATCGAGAAAGAGGGAGGGGCTCAATGACACAAGAGGAAGGAAATGTTCCACAATGCCTTCGCAGTCGGAAAGCCACTGGAACAATCGTGTGAACGGCCGCCCAAATCCCAGGGCAGACCGGGGTCCCTCGCGCGCGCGCCAGCGATCCCACTTCCGCGCCCTACTGGTTTCCAGTCCCGCCGACCTCCTCCCCTTTGCCCCTAGCTTTTCAGCAACTTTCATCTTGGCCTTTTCCTCACTGCTTCCCAGTTCTGTCCCAGTCAGAAGCGTCCCTGTTAATCGTCCAACACCTCCTGCTTCcaactttttctttcaggatctttttCCAACTTCCTCTTTTCTCGCAGAGTTCTAGATTGTCTACTAGAAAACAAACTTTACTTTCCACTTTTTAGGAAATATCAAATGAGAAATAATGGCCCAGGGAAGCAAACTGTCTTACTCTTGAAAGAGCTGAGTAATAAACCCTGGTCCCCACACACTCTTAGGAACGAAGCTTTCTTAAATGAAAGTTGGTTTCC encodes:
- the ADAMTS1 gene encoding A disintegrin and metalloproteinase with thrombospondin motifs 1; its protein translation is MGNTEPMRRPRSSQPVPSLLLLAAVAALWAVPCACERAAEEDEELVLPALERAPGLGTTRLLLDAFGRRLLLEVQPDRDFLAPGFTLQTIGRRPEPETPRPDASGDLTHCFYSGTVNGDPRSAAALSLCEGVRGAFYLQGEEYFIQPAPAAATVRLAPAAAASASGEELPPQQQFHLLRRRRRGSGAKCGVMDDEILPRRGAGPEGEDTGAQWSQRDRAPQNAVQPTGTRSVRKKRFVSSPRYVETMLVADQSMAEFHGSGLKHYLLTLLSVASRLYKHPSIRNSVSLVVVKILVIYEEQKGPEVTSNAALTLRNFCNWQKQHNPPSDRDAEHYDTAILFTRQDLCGAQTCDTLGMADVGTVCDPSRSCSVIEDDGLQAAFTTAHELGHVFNMPHDDAKQCAGINGMNRDSHLMASMLSNLDRSQPWSPCSAYMITSFLDNGHGECLMDKPQNPMQLPSDLPGTLYDANRQCQFTFGEESKHCPDAASTCSILWCTGTSGGLLVCQTKHFPWADGTSCGEGKWCVGGMCVNKTDRKHFDTPVHGSWGPWGPWGDCSRTCGGGVQYTMRECDNPVPKNGGKYCEGKRVRYRSCSIEDCPDNNGKTFREEQCELHNDFSKASFGTGPVVEWTPKYAGVSPKDRCKLICQAKGIGYFFVLQPKVVDGTPCSPDSTSVCVQGQCVKAGCDRIIDSKKKFDKCGICGGNGSTCKKISGSVTSAKPGYHDIVTIPTGATNIEVKQRNQRGSRNNGSFLAIRAADGTYILNGDFTLSTLEQDITYKGSVLRYSGSSAALERIRSFSPLKEPLTIQVLTVGNALRPKIKYTYFMKKKKESFNAIPTFSEWVIEEWGECSKSCGTGWQRRLVECRDINGQPALECAKEVKPANSRRCAEVPCPHWQLGDWSPCSKTCGKGYKKRTLQCLSHEGGVLSQESCDPLKKPKHYIDFCTMAECS